The nucleotide sequence GCCGCCTGCAAACGCAATTGCGCCAGCAGAGGAAAGCGTTCATTAAGTTGGCGAATTATTTCGTCCATTTTTCACCCCAACAGGTGTTCCAACATCATATTTGTTTCGTTCGCTTTGAACCTCCTCCACCAGCTCCGGATAAAGATAACACATCCCGGCAATTGCCGCTTCGGTGCAATAGTACTCATTGTCCGCCAGTTCGCCCCGTTTGTACCTGCGCCGCGCTTCTTTTGCGACAGGGTTGAGAACAACCGGCCAGCCACTTTGAACATAATATGGATTGATGAGTCTGGGCTCGACATACTCAATCCCAAAGCCGTCTTTTTTGTCATGCAAGATTTCTGTGCCGTGTTCCAATGTACTATCCGGATGGAGTCCTGGATAGAGGAAGCCGATTGAGTACCATCCGCGCTTGAATTCCTCATTGGACAATCGATGCAGCCTTCGGTTGTCCGCTGCCCGAACCAACACCATTAACCATTCAGCAGCCTGAAAATGATCAATGGGCAGAGGCTCAAGCCAGAAATTGATCACCTTGTTTTTCTGCATGGCCTTTTCCAGATATGATTTTACCGCCACTCCCACCGCTTCGCCGACCAAAGGCGGCACGGCATTGCCAATCAGCCTGAACTGATGGGAACGCGTCACCGGAAACGCAAACCAGTCCGGAAAACTCTGCACGCGGGCGGCCTCGCGAGGGGTGAGCGAGCGGTTTTGCGTGGGGTGAATGAACATCAGGCCGTCCTTGTTCAAATGCGCCACGATGGTTGAACACAAACGGTTGCGATGCTGCCGGCAGTAGCGATCCTTGAAATTGCTTTTGTCGTAGGGAAACTCGAACTCGATGCCGCGCTGCATGGCGTGCAAACAGTTTTCCCCCTCGCGCAGCCGTTTGAAATCCCGCAGGTCACGTTCGAGATGAGGTCTGGCAAAATGCGCGGTCAACTTTTTTGCCTTTTGCACCTGCAAGACTTTGTACAGAAAATGCCGGCCGTATTTTTTGACATGTGCCCGGCGGCGTCGCATGTCATAATCCATTTCCTCCGCGCCGCCACCGGCTTTGAGCACCGGCAGGTCTCCAATCGCCTCGTCCAGCGTGACAATCCTCTTGCAGGTGGCGGGCATGAAGCCGGCATGAAAATATTCCAGGAAATCAAGTCTTGTACCGAAGATGAAC is from candidate division KSB1 bacterium and encodes:
- a CDS encoding DNA cytosine methyltransferase, coding for MERAGFHTLAAIDADPKAVAVYRQNFPQVPCVLERDLTGFGPEELAGLIKPAFVDVIVGGPPCQGFSTVRKRDGANHGHRLVEDPRRKLYQPFLKYVEFFRPKVFVMENVLGIKSAAGGEYFMRVQSEARALGYRVHGQVITASDYGVPQKRQRQFIFGTRLDFLEYFHAGFMPATCKRIVTLDEAIGDLPVLKAGGGAEEMDYDMRRRRAHVKKYGRHFLYKVLQVQKAKKLTAHFARPHLERDLRDFKRLREGENCLHAMQRGIEFEFPYDKSNFKDRYCRQHRNRLCSTIVAHLNKDGLMFIHPTQNRSLTPREAARVQSFPDWFAFPVTRSHQFRLIGNAVPPLVGEAVGVAVKSYLEKAMQKNKVINFWLEPLPIDHFQAAEWLMVLVRAADNRRLHRLSNEEFKRGWYSIGFLYPGLHPDSTLEHGTEILHDKKDGFGIEYVEPRLINPYYVQSGWPVVLNPVAKEARRRYKRGELADNEYYCTEAAIAGMCYLYPELVEEVQSERNKYDVGTPVGVKNGRNNSPT